A stretch of the Candidatus Jettenia sp. AMX2 genome encodes the following:
- a CDS encoding prepilin-type N-terminal cleavage/methylation domain-containing protein yields MGKKQDGFTLLELLIVIALMAILWGVAYTMFYQSGKVFSFSRNKLEKYQYARMAMDGISRDLKGATLKDTTDYFKSFTKAEAAGLTPTPRDNSSILTFLSLTPNGSSTPVTLVTYYVNDADELMRAEYNDVSYIYGTVTGFNPADAVFYKLASNIDYFNLSFIYIYKNSGVSEVRVRNDWDSTNGDTAGRLPQAVKVVLQIYGIGTGNVLETGTFTAKIKLP; encoded by the coding sequence ATGGGAAAAAAACAGGACGGTTTTACCTTACTGGAGTTGTTGATCGTGATAGCGCTCATGGCTATCCTGTGGGGTGTTGCTTATACCATGTTCTACCAATCGGGAAAGGTATTTTCCTTCTCAAGAAACAAACTGGAGAAATACCAGTATGCAAGGATGGCTATGGACGGCATTTCACGTGATTTAAAAGGTGCAACATTAAAGGATACGACAGATTATTTTAAATCGTTTACGAAAGCAGAAGCAGCAGGGCTAACCCCAACTCCCCGTGATAACAGCAGCATCCTTACTTTTTTGTCACTTACACCGAACGGTTCATCTACGCCTGTGACTCTCGTTACGTATTATGTAAATGATGCAGACGAATTAATGCGTGCAGAATATAACGACGTCTCTTATATCTATGGAACGGTAACCGGTTTCAATCCCGCTGATGCGGTATTTTATAAACTTGCGTCAAATATAGATTATTTTAATCTTTCATTTATCTATATCTATAAAAATAGCGGGGTAAGTGAGGTAAGGGTAAGAAACGACTGGGACAGTACGAACGGTGATACTGCAGGGCGCCTGCCGCAGGCCGTTAAAGTGGTATTGCAGATATATGGCATAGGCACTGGGAATGTATTGGAAACAGGTACTTTTACCGCAAAAATCAAGCTTCCTTAA
- a CDS encoding prepilin-type N-terminal cleavage/methylation domain-containing protein has protein sequence MFYGSKENKEGFTLIEVLVAIFVLAIGIFGVMALFPVGVRTTGKIARTTISGISAEIPNAYLFYKYPPEDTGGPDYSIRDVIQLLSGTDTPACYFYPDNGSIALTGNPQYGWNVAIVPVDVDTNTPGTATSILESYLFRRQTAIYKDYKINSGTAHFEYNSTTISGVSNIDEISVNDFICNAQNRIWYRITGVNRSANSVKIQHPYEYETVNSAPYYTTNTLVGLYNTLHTSHYQ, from the coding sequence ATGTTTTATGGCTCGAAAGAAAACAAAGAAGGATTTACCTTAATCGAGGTCCTCGTGGCAATTTTTGTCCTTGCGATTGGTATCTTTGGCGTGATGGCATTATTTCCGGTAGGGGTGCGTACTACAGGCAAGATTGCCAGGACAACAATAAGTGGCATTTCGGCAGAAATACCGAATGCATATCTGTTCTATAAGTATCCGCCGGAAGATACGGGAGGGCCTGACTACAGTATTCGTGACGTTATTCAGTTACTATCCGGAACTGATACACCTGCCTGTTATTTCTATCCCGACAATGGCAGTATTGCCTTAACAGGCAACCCCCAATATGGATGGAATGTAGCCATCGTACCTGTTGATGTTGATACAAATACGCCAGGAACTGCAACATCCATACTGGAGTCTTACCTGTTCAGGCGACAAACCGCTATTTATAAAGATTACAAGATAAATTCAGGCACCGCTCATTTTGAGTATAATAGTACCACGATATCAGGTGTATCAAACATTGATGAGATTTCAGTCAATGATTTTATATGTAATGCGCAGAACCGCATCTGGTACCGTATAACAGGCGTTAACAGATCTGCAAATAGTGTGAAAATTCAACACCCTTATGAGTATGAAACAGTAAATTCAGCTCCTTATTATACGACAAACACTCTTGTTGGTCTCTACAATACACTCCATACTTCGCATTACCAATAA